One region of Roseovarius faecimaris genomic DNA includes:
- a CDS encoding FAD-dependent oxidoreductase, which produces MTRDPLLQPYQLRHLTLKNRIMTTSHEPAYPEDGMPKARYAAYHAERAKAGVALAMTAGSAAVSRDSPPVFNNILAYKDEVVPWIKQLTDACHDHGCAVMIQLTHLGRRTGWNKGDWLPSVSSSKHREPAHRAFPKRAEDWDIARIISDFADATERMKEGGMDGVELQVYGHLLDQFWSPLTNDLEGEYGRSTLESRLKFPMDVLRAIRARVGDEFIVGLRYTADEAEAGGITPQEGIEISKRLAACGMVDFLNVIRGRIHTDPAMTDVIPVQGMKSAPHLDFAGEVKKATGMPTFHAARIPDVATARHAVAEGLLDMVGMTRAHMADPHIVQKIMDGREDDIRPCVGATYCLDRIYQAGEALCIHNPSTGRELSMPHVITPAQTRRKIVVVGAGPGGLEAARVAAERGHEVTVFEAQPDPGGQIRLTARNRRRAEMIGIIYWRMAQCAARDVTFHFNTIAEAADVTALSPDVAIIATGGLPNMELFETGKEQPLAVSAWDIISGDVKPADNILIYDESGDHPALMAAEVAAEAGSRVEVMTPDRTFAPDIMGMNLVPYMRALQDKEVTFTVARRLLDVSRDGNLLKARIGTDYSNHTSEKAYEQVVVNYGTLPLDDLYFDLKPLSSNLGAVDYDALTSGRPQAELRNPDGAFQVFRIGDAVSARNTHAAIYDALRLVKDM; this is translated from the coding sequence ATGACCCGCGATCCACTTCTGCAACCCTACCAGCTCAGACATCTGACGCTGAAGAACCGGATCATGACCACAAGCCACGAACCGGCCTATCCCGAGGATGGCATGCCCAAGGCACGCTATGCGGCCTATCACGCCGAGCGCGCCAAAGCGGGTGTGGCTTTGGCCATGACCGCCGGGTCGGCGGCGGTGTCACGCGACAGCCCGCCGGTCTTTAACAATATCCTGGCCTACAAGGACGAGGTCGTACCCTGGATCAAGCAACTGACTGATGCCTGCCACGATCATGGCTGCGCCGTGATGATTCAACTTACCCATCTCGGGCGCCGGACGGGCTGGAACAAGGGCGACTGGCTGCCGTCTGTTTCGTCCTCGAAACACCGCGAACCCGCGCACCGCGCTTTTCCCAAGCGCGCCGAAGACTGGGACATCGCGAGGATCATCTCTGACTTCGCGGATGCCACGGAGCGGATGAAAGAGGGGGGCATGGATGGCGTCGAACTACAGGTCTATGGGCACCTGCTTGATCAGTTCTGGTCGCCGCTCACCAATGATCTCGAGGGGGAGTATGGCCGGAGCACGCTGGAAAGCCGCTTGAAATTCCCGATGGATGTCTTGCGCGCGATCCGGGCTCGGGTCGGCGATGAGTTCATCGTCGGATTGCGATACACCGCCGATGAGGCAGAGGCGGGCGGGATCACACCGCAGGAAGGAATTGAGATTTCAAAGCGGCTGGCGGCATGCGGCATGGTCGATTTTCTCAATGTGATCCGGGGCCGCATCCACACGGACCCGGCCATGACCGATGTGATCCCGGTGCAGGGGATGAAAAGCGCCCCGCATCTCGATTTCGCAGGCGAGGTAAAGAAGGCGACAGGTATGCCCACGTTCCACGCCGCCCGCATTCCGGACGTGGCCACCGCCCGTCATGCTGTGGCCGAGGGACTTCTGGATATGGTGGGCATGACCCGCGCGCATATGGCCGACCCGCATATCGTGCAAAAGATAATGGACGGGCGCGAAGACGACATCCGTCCCTGTGTCGGAGCCACCTATTGCCTTGACCGCATCTATCAGGCCGGCGAGGCGCTTTGCATCCACAACCCGTCGACGGGGCGCGAGCTGTCCATGCCGCATGTGATCACTCCGGCGCAAACCCGCCGCAAGATCGTTGTCGTCGGTGCAGGCCCGGGCGGCCTCGAAGCGGCACGCGTTGCGGCAGAGCGCGGCCACGAGGTGACGGTGTTCGAAGCGCAGCCCGACCCCGGCGGACAAATCCGCCTGACCGCCCGGAACAGGCGGCGGGCCGAAATGATCGGCATTATCTATTGGCGCATGGCGCAATGTGCCGCGCGCGACGTGACCTTTCACTTCAACACCATCGCGGAGGCCGCAGATGTGACAGCGCTTTCGCCTGACGTGGCGATCATTGCGACGGGCGGGCTGCCGAACATGGAACTTTTCGAAACCGGCAAGGAGCAACCCCTCGCCGTCAGCGCCTGGGACATCATTTCGGGCGATGTCAAACCTGCGGACAACATTCTGATCTATGATGAAAGCGGAGATCATCCGGCCCTGATGGCTGCGGAAGTGGCGGCCGAGGCAGGGTCCAGGGTCGAAGTCATGACACCCGATCGCACCTTCGCGCCCGATATCATGGGAATGAACCTCGTGCCTTACATGCGCGCCCTGCAGGACAAGGAAGTCACCTTCACCGTAGCGCGCCGGCTTCTGGATGTGAGCCGCGACGGCAATTTGCTGAAGGCCCGGATCGGGACCGATTACAGCAATCACACCAGCGAAAAAGCTTATGAACAGGTGGTGGTGAATTACGGAACGCTGCCGCTGGACGATCTCTATTTCGACCTGAAACCCCTGTCATCCAACCTTGGCGCGGTGGATTACGATGCGTTGACCTCCGGGCGCCCCCAGGCCGAGCTCCGCAATCCCGATGGGGCCTTTCAGGTGTTCCGCATCGGTGATGCGGTCAGTGCAAGGAATACCCACGCAGCCATCTATGACGCCCTGAGGCTGGTTAAGGACATGTGA
- a CDS encoding DUF2182 domain-containing protein, with protein MLRRDGLIVLFAMVVLVLIAAAYTVFGIGMNMSAIEMTRMARPIGEPMSMPMQPHWSLSYALVVFLMWWVMMIAMMTPSAAPLVLLFAAVKRMGPDANQSAAHSGLLLTGYLMAWAGFSAVATFGQWSMEALGLVAGAMMTLEGRGLAALVLIAAGLYQFTPIKTACLKHCRAPGQFLADHHRPGGTGAIRMGVEHGTYCLGCCWALMALLFVGGIMNLYWIVGLTAYVLIEKLAPRGEVVAKTAGAALICVGAGMLLTS; from the coding sequence ATGCTCCGCCGCGACGGCCTCATTGTCTTGTTCGCCATGGTCGTTCTGGTCTTGATTGCCGCCGCCTACACGGTGTTCGGCATTGGCATGAACATGTCCGCGATTGAGATGACACGCATGGCCCGGCCAATCGGAGAGCCGATGAGCATGCCGATGCAACCTCACTGGTCGCTCTCTTATGCGTTGGTCGTGTTCTTGATGTGGTGGGTCATGATGATCGCCATGATGACGCCCAGTGCAGCCCCGCTTGTGCTTTTGTTTGCCGCGGTGAAGCGCATGGGGCCGGATGCCAATCAGTCCGCGGCACATAGCGGTCTGCTGCTCACCGGGTATCTGATGGCCTGGGCGGGGTTCAGCGCGGTCGCTACCTTCGGACAATGGTCGATGGAGGCGCTGGGCCTTGTCGCGGGGGCGATGATGACGCTTGAGGGGCGGGGGCTCGCGGCGCTCGTTCTGATCGCGGCGGGTCTTTACCAGTTTACACCGATCAAGACCGCGTGCCTCAAACACTGCCGGGCCCCCGGACAGTTCCTCGCGGACCATCACCGGCCGGGCGGCACGGGCGCTATCCGCATGGGGGTAGAACATGGAACCTATTGCCTGGGCTGCTGCTGGGCGCTGATGGCGCTGCTCTTCGTTGGCGGCATCATGAACCTATACTGGATCGTGGGCCTTACCGCATATGTTCTGATCGAGAAACTGGCGCCGAGGGGAGAGGTCGTCGCGAAGACGGCCGGCGCGGCCCTGATCTGTGTTGGGGCAGGCATGCTTCTGACGTCATGA
- a CDS encoding DUF1326 domain-containing protein, which yields MIDWSIKGEEMVNCNCNFGCPCQFGVLPTTGNCEAVIVYDIEAGHYGDVNLDGLRAAAVYYWPGPIHGGDGQMQLIVDEAATAEQKAALEAIMTGQDTAEMATMWFVYGAMSPTKHPTLSARIDLDWDGEERTGRARVEGVFDIDLVPIPHIVTGAPHRISIQLPHGFEFRHAEMASGTSKTTGGEISLAFDKTHAHIAKLHLTGEGVVSA from the coding sequence ATGATCGACTGGAGCATAAAAGGCGAGGAAATGGTGAACTGCAATTGCAACTTCGGTTGCCCCTGCCAGTTCGGCGTTCTGCCGACGACCGGCAACTGCGAAGCCGTTATCGTCTATGACATTGAAGCCGGGCACTATGGTGACGTCAATCTCGACGGGTTGCGCGCGGCGGCGGTGTATTACTGGCCCGGGCCGATCCACGGGGGTGACGGGCAGATGCAACTGATTGTGGACGAGGCGGCAACGGCCGAGCAGAAGGCCGCGCTCGAAGCGATCATGACCGGTCAGGACACCGCCGAAATGGCGACGATGTGGTTTGTCTATGGCGCGATGAGCCCGACCAAGCATCCGACGCTCAGCGCGAGGATCGATCTGGATTGGGATGGAGAGGAACGCACGGGCAGGGCCAGGGTCGAGGGCGTGTTCGATATCGATCTTGTTCCCATTCCCCACATTGTCACCGGCGCGCCGCACCGGATTTCAATCCAGTTGCCGCACGGTTTCGAGTTCCGCCATGCGGAAATGGCGTCCGGAACATCAAAGACGACCGGCGGAGAGATCAGTCTGGCCTTTGACAAGACGCACGCGCATATCGCGAAGCTGCACCTGACGGGCGAGGGTGTGGTCAGTGCCTGA
- a CDS encoding alpha/beta hydrolase → MRAMLPHTEGVVDRDGVRIHYEVYGTGAHTIVFVPTWAIIHSRSWKAQIPYFAEHFKVVTFDPRGNGKSDRPDKVEDYALDLVLEDVIAVMDATRTERATLVGMSFSSLVALAVAALWPERVEAVVSAGASVPIVPPIEGRGDTFEDHIENPTGWQKYNRGHWDRNYSDFLEFFFAGVFNEKHSTKQREDSIAWALESDGRMLAMTLDSRSQVPGTVIDDDFFRKVRCPCLLLHGDADVITRKEGSERLAELTQGELILFPGGGHSLNGRFPAWFNTTVRDFLARHLGTWKPQSKPRSHRRKRALYLSSPIGLGHARRDLAVTRELRKHHPDLQVDWLAQDPVTRFLDANNESIHPASRMLANESAHIEAEAGEHDLHAFQAIRNMDEILIKNFMVFQEALEQEKYDLVIADEAWDVDHYWHEHPELKRAPIAWFTDFVGWVPFEENGPHEAFLTTDYNAEMIGHVETRPEVRDQAIFVGTAEDIVDLSFGEGLPHMRDWIPRHYAFSDYIIGAHPDTFGSRDDLRGAFGYDDGRKTCIVAVGGSGVGATLIRRILAAYPLAKALLPELRMIVVTGPRLDPAAFDVPDGVEMRAFVPDLDRHLAACDLALVQGGLTTCMELAAAGTPFLYFPLKNHFEQNFHVASRLERYNAGRRMAFDESSPERIASAMTEELHAPRRPHPVAADGAQRAAELLAGML, encoded by the coding sequence ATGCGTGCTATGCTTCCCCATACGGAAGGCGTCGTGGATCGGGACGGGGTCCGGATACATTACGAGGTCTATGGGACGGGCGCGCATACGATCGTTTTCGTGCCCACCTGGGCCATCATCCATTCGCGAAGCTGGAAAGCGCAGATCCCCTATTTTGCGGAACATTTCAAAGTGGTCACGTTCGACCCTCGCGGGAATGGGAAATCGGATCGCCCGGACAAGGTCGAAGACTATGCGCTGGATCTCGTGCTTGAGGACGTGATCGCCGTGATGGACGCCACCCGGACCGAGCGGGCCACGTTGGTTGGAATGTCCTTCAGCAGCCTCGTGGCACTGGCCGTCGCGGCCTTGTGGCCGGAGCGGGTTGAGGCTGTTGTCAGCGCCGGGGCCTCCGTTCCCATCGTGCCGCCCATCGAAGGGCGCGGAGATACCTTTGAGGACCATATCGAAAACCCCACCGGCTGGCAGAAATACAATCGGGGCCATTGGGACCGCAACTATTCCGATTTTCTCGAGTTTTTCTTTGCCGGTGTTTTCAACGAGAAACACTCGACCAAGCAACGCGAGGATTCTATTGCCTGGGCGCTTGAGAGCGATGGGCGGATGCTGGCGATGACGCTCGATTCCCGCTCCCAGGTGCCGGGAACGGTGATTGATGATGACTTTTTCCGCAAGGTGCGTTGCCCGTGTCTTTTGCTGCACGGGGATGCCGATGTGATCACGCGCAAGGAAGGATCAGAGCGCCTTGCGGAGCTGACACAGGGCGAGTTGATCCTGTTTCCGGGTGGCGGGCATTCTCTGAACGGGCGTTTTCCGGCGTGGTTCAACACGACCGTCCGCGATTTCCTGGCGCGGCACCTCGGCACCTGGAAACCGCAGTCGAAGCCTCGCAGTCACCGCAGAAAACGCGCGCTTTACCTGTCCTCGCCCATCGGTCTTGGTCATGCGCGCCGGGATCTCGCCGTCACGCGTGAATTGCGCAAGCACCACCCCGATCTTCAGGTGGACTGGCTGGCCCAGGACCCTGTCACGCGGTTTCTCGACGCCAACAACGAGAGCATTCACCCTGCAAGCCGCATGCTCGCCAATGAAAGCGCCCATATCGAGGCCGAGGCCGGGGAGCACGACCTGCACGCCTTTCAGGCCATCCGCAACATGGATGAGATCCTGATCAAGAACTTCATGGTTTTCCAAGAGGCGCTGGAGCAGGAGAAATATGACCTGGTCATTGCCGATGAGGCCTGGGATGTCGATCACTACTGGCATGAACACCCCGAGTTGAAGCGCGCGCCGATTGCCTGGTTCACCGATTTCGTCGGCTGGGTGCCATTTGAGGAAAACGGGCCGCACGAGGCTTTCCTGACCACCGATTACAATGCAGAGATGATCGGCCATGTGGAAACCCGGCCCGAGGTGCGGGATCAGGCGATCTTTGTCGGAACAGCCGAGGACATCGTCGATCTGAGTTTTGGCGAGGGCTTGCCGCACATGCGTGACTGGATCCCCAGGCATTATGCTTTTTCGGATTATATCATCGGTGCTCATCCCGATACTTTCGGCTCCCGCGATGACCTGCGCGGCGCGTTCGGTTATGATGACGGGCGCAAGACCTGCATCGTCGCGGTCGGAGGGTCCGGGGTCGGGGCAACGCTGATCCGTCGAATCCTTGCAGCCTATCCTTTGGCCAAGGCGCTCCTGCCGGAACTGCGGATGATCGTGGTGACGGGGCCGCGGCTCGACCCGGCGGCGTTCGACGTGCCTGACGGGGTGGAAATGCGTGCTTTCGTGCCTGACCTCGATCGCCACCTCGCGGCCTGCGACCTTGCGCTTGTGCAAGGGGGGCTCACGACCTGTATGGAACTGGCTGCAGCCGGAACGCCCTTTCTCTACTTCCCCCTGAAGAACCATTTTGAGCAGAACTTCCATGTCGCCAGTCGGCTGGAGCGATACAACGCCGGCCGGCGCATGGCCTTTGACGAAAGCAGCCCCGAGCGTATCGCGTCGGCGATGACAGAGGAATTGCATGCGCCGCGACGGCCACATCCGGTGGCTGCTGACGGTGCCCAACGCGCGGCGGAGTTACTGGCCGGCATGCTGTGA
- a CDS encoding TetR/AcrR family transcriptional regulator has product MARVSAERVQQTKRDLLAAARLVLTRDGLANLSTRAVAKAADTQMSQIQYHFGSKEGLLLALFEDMNLRLVLRQRETFENPELTVSQKWFLACDYLEEDLASGYVQVLQELIAAGWSNARIADVTRAGLSHWHDLITGLAEEFEDKHGSFSPFSPKEIASLVSSAFIGAEALILLGYENTDHPVRTALRRVGEVMAEIEESSTGG; this is encoded by the coding sequence ATGGCGAGAGTTTCGGCGGAGCGTGTGCAACAAACGAAGCGGGATCTGCTGGCGGCGGCGCGCCTTGTGCTCACCCGCGATGGATTGGCGAACCTTTCCACCCGCGCCGTGGCCAAGGCTGCTGACACGCAGATGAGCCAGATCCAGTACCATTTCGGTTCCAAGGAGGGGCTTCTCCTTGCGTTGTTCGAGGATATGAACCTTCGCCTTGTGCTTCGCCAGCGGGAGACGTTTGAGAACCCCGAACTGACAGTCTCTCAGAAATGGTTTCTCGCCTGCGATTATCTCGAAGAGGATCTGGCCTCGGGCTATGTGCAGGTGCTGCAGGAGCTGATTGCGGCAGGCTGGTCCAATGCCCGCATCGCCGATGTTACCCGGGCCGGCCTCAGCCATTGGCACGATCTGATCACAGGGCTTGCAGAGGAATTCGAGGACAAGCACGGAAGTTTTTCACCCTTCAGCCCGAAGGAGATCGCCTCGCTCGTCAGTTCGGCCTTTATCGGCGCGGAGGCCCTGATCCTGCTTGGTTACGAAAATACCGACCATCCGGTCCGAACAGCGCTCCGGCGCGTGGGCGAGGTCATGGCCGAGATAGAGGAAAGTTCTACAGGAGGATAA
- a CDS encoding LysR family transcriptional regulator, whose product MDMDTRWLQDFVCLGRTLNFSRAAEERNITQPAFSRRIKSLENWLGVPLVVRSIYPVRLSDAGVQFLPVAQETINRLSDARQDIRGIYFGGTAFQRIAVLHTISLNYLTTRLQELDDELPDLRVRVFSDFLASCCQLFTDGTCDFLLCYRHNNGAPFFDEDVIARKDIGHENFCPVAEANAAAANGWDLSGPREQGIPYLSYDPSSYLGTIVDQIIGNREPPLELAYMDAHAESLKRMVISGKGVAWLSERVVAEELADGRLVRVGGPEWQTTLTLTLFCASDRLDKAGQLFWDAM is encoded by the coding sequence ATGGATATGGATACAAGGTGGCTGCAGGATTTCGTCTGCCTGGGACGCACGCTCAACTTTTCGCGCGCCGCCGAAGAGCGGAACATCACCCAGCCGGCCTTTAGCCGCCGCATTAAATCCCTGGAAAACTGGTTGGGTGTGCCTCTGGTTGTCAGGTCGATTTATCCCGTCCGATTGTCGGATGCAGGTGTCCAGTTTTTGCCGGTGGCACAGGAGACCATCAACCGATTGTCCGACGCCCGGCAGGATATCCGCGGCATTTATTTCGGCGGAACGGCGTTCCAGCGGATCGCGGTTTTGCACACGATTTCCCTGAATTATCTGACCACGCGTCTTCAGGAGCTGGATGATGAGTTGCCAGATCTGCGCGTCCGGGTCTTTTCGGATTTTCTGGCATCCTGTTGTCAGCTGTTTACGGATGGCACCTGTGATTTTCTGCTGTGCTACAGGCACAATAACGGGGCGCCTTTCTTTGATGAGGATGTGATTGCACGCAAAGACATCGGCCATGAAAATTTCTGTCCGGTGGCCGAGGCGAACGCGGCGGCGGCGAACGGGTGGGATTTGTCCGGGCCAAGAGAGCAGGGGATCCCTTATCTGAGTTATGACCCCAGCAGCTATCTGGGAACGATTGTTGATCAGATCATCGGAAACCGCGAACCGCCTCTGGAGCTTGCCTATATGGATGCGCATGCGGAATCCCTGAAGCGGATGGTGATCTCGGGCAAGGGTGTTGCCTGGTTGTCCGAGCGGGTGGTGGCCGAAGAACTGGCGGATGGACGTCTTGTGCGGGTCGGCGGGCCGGAGTGGCAAACAACGCTTACGCTCACGCTCTTTTGCGCCTCTGACAGGCTGGATAAGGCCGGGCAATTGTTCTGGGATGCAATGTAG
- the dctP gene encoding TRAP transporter substrate-binding protein DctP yields MTTTAIVLATMAAMPAAAETTVRLSTYVNEADIRYDGFVHFANLVSEKTSGSVKVEVFPSGTLHGWSEGVDSLQGGVSDISWINADNRLPCYAVTSLYPAEVSLEDQTGLDAAYAELIRDEAANVGLVPLFNSNYSYDQEWWFEEPIDDIGNLDGKLVRSIGPLVSLMIETWGGEPVFVAPKEVFQSAERGVVDGINMGVATYSSWKLWTVMPYMVNANLFYGNIQYMMNKDKFDSLSAEEQQAMVDAAAETEAWLKPRYEAWVDQQVGNAVMSGGGQAVSIPDDQRKALIASVKDQWDVKVDEACGAELAGKVRNLLASHAP; encoded by the coding sequence ATGACTACCACCGCTATTGTGCTTGCCACCATGGCGGCGATGCCGGCCGCGGCTGAAACCACCGTCCGGCTCAGCACCTATGTGAACGAAGCCGATATCCGCTACGATGGCTTTGTGCATTTCGCGAACCTGGTCTCGGAAAAGACCAGCGGCAGCGTCAAGGTCGAAGTGTTCCCGTCAGGCACGCTGCATGGCTGGTCTGAAGGTGTGGACTCGCTTCAGGGTGGCGTCTCGGACATCTCGTGGATCAATGCGGACAACCGCCTGCCCTGCTATGCGGTCACATCGCTCTATCCGGCCGAGGTGAGCCTGGAAGACCAGACCGGCCTTGATGCCGCATATGCAGAACTGATCCGTGACGAAGCGGCAAATGTCGGCCTCGTTCCGTTGTTCAACTCGAACTATTCCTATGATCAGGAATGGTGGTTCGAAGAACCAATCGACGATATCGGCAACCTGGACGGCAAACTTGTCCGCTCGATCGGACCGCTGGTGAGCCTGATGATCGAAACCTGGGGCGGAGAGCCGGTCTTTGTCGCACCGAAGGAAGTCTTCCAGTCTGCCGAGCGCGGCGTTGTGGACGGCATCAACATGGGTGTTGCGACCTACTCGTCCTGGAAGCTCTGGACCGTCATGCCCTACATGGTCAATGCCAACCTGTTTTACGGCAACATCCAGTACATGATGAACAAGGACAAGTTCGACTCGCTCAGCGCCGAAGAACAGCAGGCGATGGTCGACGCAGCCGCCGAAACCGAAGCCTGGCTGAAACCGCGCTATGAAGCCTGGGTGGATCAGCAGGTCGGCAATGCGGTCATGTCCGGAGGCGGCCAAGCCGTCTCGATCCCGGACGATCAGCGCAAGGCACTGATTGCCAGCGTCAAGGATCAGTGGGACGTCAAGGTCGACGAAGCCTGTGGCGCGGAACTGGCTGGCAAGGTGCGCAACCTGCTCGCAAGCCACGCACCCTAA
- a CDS encoding TRAP transporter small permease, translated as MDTGLDRLIRGVERIVIWAAALGGIVVLVQMIWISYGVFTRYGLGKPDRLVTEATALLLFPVAFAGLAFALREDAMPKVTMMIDLFSAKAQRLFAIINHIIMLGVGLFFAYAGVSATIRSFNSGVASEILHWPRWWFWAPGATALVLFAFYAALRLIRLFLTPASEGDD; from the coding sequence ATGGACACGGGGTTGGACCGTCTGATCCGGGGCGTCGAGCGTATCGTCATATGGGCCGCGGCCCTGGGCGGGATCGTCGTACTGGTGCAGATGATTTGGATTTCATACGGGGTGTTTACCCGCTATGGGCTGGGTAAACCTGACCGGCTTGTAACCGAAGCGACCGCGCTTTTGCTTTTCCCGGTCGCCTTCGCCGGGCTTGCGTTTGCACTCAGGGAAGATGCGATGCCGAAGGTCACCATGATGATCGACCTCTTTTCGGCAAAAGCACAACGCCTCTTCGCCATCATCAATCACATCATCATGCTCGGCGTCGGACTGTTCTTTGCCTATGCCGGGGTCAGCGCGACGATCCGCTCGTTCAATTCGGGCGTTGCCTCCGAAATCCTGCACTGGCCGCGCTGGTGGTTCTGGGCGCCGGGCGCCACGGCTCTGGTCCTTTTCGCATTCTATGCAGCGCTGAGACTGATCCGCCTTTTCCTCACCCCCGCATCGGAAGGAGACGACTGA